Below is a genomic region from Deltaproteobacteria bacterium.
AACAAACGCCGGAGCTTAACCCAACATCGATACACTGAGGCGTCGCTTCCGCCCCCGTGGCTCCTTGAACGGCGCAATAGTCATGCCCTTCGGACAGCGAGCACTGCATGTCGGCATCATAAAGGCAGTTGTACCAATCGTAGTTGTCTATGGCGCCGCAGACCGGAACCGCATCGCCGCACCAGCCCTGCATTCTTGCGCAGTAGTTGTCTCCATTTGAGAACTGCAGACAGTCGAACCCAACCGGACAATCGGTTTCTTCTTCACACGCCAAAGGCTGACCTGTGGTGTCTCCCGCCACATCGGCGTAACCGCCGGTGTTCGTAAAACAGGTCTCTTCATCCGGGCAAGTCCCCTGCTGTCCAATATCGACACTATCGCATGTAATCGTACAGCGGGGGTCAATATGAGTGCTCGTCGCTTGGTCCCAAACTCGGTCGATACACTCCCCTTCACCTGGGGCACACATATTCAAGTTGTCACGGCATGGCTCATCACGAAGAGCATCGTCTCGGTAACAAAACCAGCCTGCCGGATTCTCGTAGCAAACGTCTTCGCCGCAGGTCTGGGTGTCACCGGCGCCATCACAAGGCAGCATACAGAAACCAGTCGTATCGGTGGTGAGCGGTAAGCAATAAAGGTCTGCCTCGCAGGAGCCTTGCACAAATGGGCTCAAGCCAGCCTCGGTACAGGCTTCGTACTGAGCATCACGAGGTATCTCCACACAACCCGTGGTATCGGCCATGCAGTCGTTTCCGCAAGTGACAATTCCGCTTTCAAAATTTTGTGGGTCGAATGCCGTACAAAGCATCGTCGTTGTCTCACCCTGCTCACAAAACTCGTGGTCGGTATCCAGGACATCATCACCGCAATACGTGGTCAGGCCGGGAATCACTTCACATGCTTGCGTGCATACTTCACATTCAGTCAAACCATAATCGCATGTGTCGGTGAGCGCCTCGCCCGCGTCACATAATTCACCAGCTGCAATATTGTGAACACCGTCGCCGCATTCAACCATTGTGCAATCGTCATCACAGGTCTCGGATTGGCCTTCGTCGTCACATGATTCGCCGTAGGAATAATCGATCTCACCGTCGCCACAGTAACGCGCGTTCCCGGACTGGTACTGACATAGAAAGTTACAAACTTCGCAACTCGTCAAACCGTAATCGCAAATCTCGGTCACGGTGTTACCGTCATCACAAGCTTCGTCGGCGCTACCGTTTAGGTATCCGTCACCGCAATCAGCTTCCGTGCAATCAGAATCGCATGCCGATGTATCACCGGCCTCATCACAAACCTCATCACCTTCGACCGTCCCATTGCCGCAATAAAGGACCTGCCCCGCGACTTCAGTGCATCCTGGCCCACAAACAATGCAGGAGGATTCACCGTACTCACAAGCTTCCAGCTCTGTATTGCCATCATCACAGGTCTCACCCGCTGCGGCATTAACGACAGAATCCCCGCAAACAACTTCCGTACAATCGGCATCGCAATCGGCGGTTTCAGTCCCACCACCGTCACAGGCTTCTTCGCCTCCGACGATTGAGTCACCACAAACGAGATTTTCTGTTTGGGTATTTTCGTCAGCGTTGTTGGAAGTGCTCTCGCCGCAAGCGACGAGTAAAGAAAGTGAAAGTAGTCCTACCAAGGCTGAACCTTGGCGGCTAATCGAAGTGAATTGCATGGGCATCCCTCATTCGTATTTACGTGGGGATACAACGACAGCTGTGATTGTTCTAAGCTTCCCCACCGAATAGGAAATCCATAACGCGCATGCTAGGCGGCGACAAGGGCGGTTGGTGGAAGAAAATTGACGGGCGCTGAAATCGGCACGTTCAAAGTCTCGATAACTGACCCCGACATGTCCCATAGTTCTCAGTACTGAGTATGCCTGTAGGACAAATTGTCTTAAGCCACTGCGCACCCTCCAGGTGGGAACGACTCACCACTGCGTTGTTCAAGTTGACGTTTTCGAGCTTAGTTTCACGTAAATCGACGAAATAAAGGGTAGCTCCTTCAAAGCTGGCCCCGGTTAGGTCGGCTCCCCTAAACTCAACATTCATCAAAACAGCACCGTCAAATCTGGCCCCGCGAAGGTCAAACTCTCTTAAATCGATGCCGTCAAGCTCCCGTCCCCGGAAGTCCATCGCATCAGAGCCTGCTTGTTGCTGGGTCGTAACCCTGCTCACTGTGCCATCTCTGCAAGTAATAACTTCTTCACCGGTTGGTAAGACTTTAAGCTCACACTCCGGTTCTTGCGTTCCTGTAAGTTGGTCCACTGCAAGTCCCATCGTACAAAAAACGACCAAGGCTCCTCCCAAAGCTCCAGTCCAATACATCAGATACACCCCCGCTGACTGAAATATAATATATTTAAACAGATGCTGAGTATGGTTCACTTACTTAATGTTAAACAAGGGAGGCAGCTGTGAGACTCAGAGCGAAAAGTAGTCGCTGGACCTACCTTAGCGCACTTTTTTCTTAATGAATTCAGCACTCTCCGGCATTAACTGTTTTTATCGTTATGCCGGATTTAGCTATTATGAAGACCGAAGCTCATCAAGCAGCCCCGAAAAGTCGCGGCTCATGAAGGGACCATAAGTCACTGATTTATCTGGATATGTATCAATTTATATAAGCAAGAAGCATTTACAGGTCCAACAACAAACTGCTCAATCAGTCCTGAAAGCTGAACCGCCAAACCCTAAGATCCAGGCAGTGTAGAAAAGAACGTCGGGCAATAATTTTTCTTAAAAACATACCACACGGTCAATCGAAAGCTCTCTCGCCGAAAACAAGACTTGAATTTATTTCTTATACGAACCATGACGGCCCATATGTTATGGGAGTCTTTCAATTCGGCGTAGACTTGCTCGAGTGTCCTCAAGTCTCCGAACCAACACCCAATCTGGTCAGTCCAATTGAGGGTAAGGTAATCAAAATGAGTGATAAACCAGCTACCGGTGGCAAACGATTTTTCAAACTCGCCGGGATGACCGCCTCGGTGGCGAGTAATTACGCCCGCTCGAAGGTAAAGAGCATCTTCTTGGATGAAGATGGAACTCGCAAAGAGCTGTCCAAGCTCGGAGAACTCAACGGCGAACGAATCGTAGAAACCCTGGGTGAGCTAAAAGGCGCCGTGATGAAGGTAGGTCAGATGGCCTCCCTTGCCCAAGACATCCTCCCCAAAGAAATTGGTGACGCTCTCGGTAAGCTGCAAAAGGAAGCTCCTCCGATGGCTTACGAAGTCATAGCCGCTCAAATTGAAAAAGAGTTCGGCGCCGCTCCCGAAACCCTTTTCAAAAGTTTCTCAAGAGAGCCCTTCGCAGCCGCATCGATAGGCCAAGTACACCGGGCCGTCACTGACGACGGGCGTGAAGTCGTGGTCAAAATTCAGTATCCTGGCGTCGACGGAGCCGTTGACTCCGACCTAAACCATCTCAAACTCGCATTTTTAGCATCGGGATTGATTCGCATTGAGAAAAAAGCGCTCAACGCTCTCGTGCAAGAACTACGGGAACGCCTCCACGAGGAACTCGACTACTGCAACGAAGCCGACAACGTCCGTCATTTCCGTGAGCTCTTTAAGGACGATGACCGTGTGGTCATTCCCGAGGTCATTGGTGAACGCAGCTCTAAAAGAATTCTCACACTCACTTACGAGCCCGGCGACCACTTACAGAAACTTGTCTCTTTGGGATACTCCCAAGAGCAACGAAACCAACTTGGGGAAAACCTCTTTGGTATCTTCCTCGACCAGCTTTTTCGTTTCCACGCAATTCACGCCGATCCAAACCCGGCGAACTTTGGTTTTCGCCGAGACGGTAAAATCGTCATGTATGATTTCGGCTGCGTGAAAAAAATCAAACCCGAGATTGCACAAGCATACAACGACACGGTCTATGCCGGGCTTCATGAGGATTATGAGACAGTTGAAACAGGGCTACAGCGGCTAGGTGTCCGTAACCTTAAAGGCGCGACTTTACCGGACGGCTACTACAAGATGTGGCGCGATATTTTCGGTCGCCCCTTCTTTCAAGAAATCTACGACTACGGGCGCGCAGATATTCACAAAGATGTTCTAAAGAACACCCCACTCTTTCTCGCGAAATATGCCAGTGCTTTTCAGCCATCACCCGACATCGTCTTTGTAGACCGTGTCATCGGTGGTCATTATGGAACCTTGTGCCACCTACGTACCCAAGCAAGTTTTCGCAAAGTCTTAGACACTTATCTCACGGCTCCAAACGAGCCTTGACTCCAACCAAACGGTAAAAAACGCGGCTTTTTTGCAAATTGTTGATCCCCATTGGATATCACTAAGACGGACTCAACTGTTTAATGTAAAGAGGCGAAATGCGTTACTTTCATCGGCCTGCCGAAAATCAAAAGAATGTTCGCTGGTACACGCTGCACCTGCAGCCTGACCTCTTTGGCGGCTATGATGTCATCTGCCGATGG
It encodes:
- a CDS encoding AarF/ABC1/UbiB kinase family protein, translating into MSDKPATGGKRFFKLAGMTASVASNYARSKVKSIFLDEDGTRKELSKLGELNGERIVETLGELKGAVMKVGQMASLAQDILPKEIGDALGKLQKEAPPMAYEVIAAQIEKEFGAAPETLFKSFSREPFAAASIGQVHRAVTDDGREVVVKIQYPGVDGAVDSDLNHLKLAFLASGLIRIEKKALNALVQELRERLHEELDYCNEADNVRHFRELFKDDDRVVIPEVIGERSSKRILTLTYEPGDHLQKLVSLGYSQEQRNQLGENLFGIFLDQLFRFHAIHADPNPANFGFRRDGKIVMYDFGCVKKIKPEIAQAYNDTVYAGLHEDYETVETGLQRLGVRNLKGATLPDGYYKMWRDIFGRPFFQEIYDYGRADIHKDVLKNTPLFLAKYASAFQPSPDIVFVDRVIGGHYGTLCHLRTQASFRKVLDTYLTAPNEP
- a CDS encoding pentapeptide repeat-containing protein, with amino-acid sequence MYWTGALGGALVVFCTMGLAVDQLTGTQEPECELKVLPTGEEVITCRDGTVSRVTTQQQAGSDAMDFRGRELDGIDLREFDLRGARFDGAVLMNVEFRGADLTGASFEGATLYFVDLRETKLENVNLNNAVVSRSHLEGAQWLKTICPTGILSTENYGTCRGQLSRL
- a CDS encoding IPT/TIG domain-containing protein; protein product: MQFTSISRQGSALVGLLSLSLLVACGESTSNNADENTQTENLVCGDSIVGGEEACDGGGTETADCDADCTEVVCGDSVVNAAAGETCDDGNTELEACEYGESSCIVCGPGCTEVAGQVLYCGNGTVEGDEVCDEAGDTSACDSDCTEADCGDGYLNGSADEACDDGNTVTEICDYGLTSCEVCNFLCQYQSGNARYCGDGEIDYSYGESCDDEGQSETCDDDCTMVECGDGVHNIAAGELCDAGEALTDTCDYGLTECEVCTQACEVIPGLTTYCGDDVLDTDHEFCEQGETTTMLCTAFDPQNFESGIVTCGNDCMADTTGCVEIPRDAQYEACTEAGLSPFVQGSCEADLYCLPLTTDTTGFCMLPCDGAGDTQTCGEDVCYENPAGWFCYRDDALRDEPCRDNLNMCAPGEGECIDRVWDQATSTHIDPRCTITCDSVDIGQQGTCPDEETCFTNTGGYADVAGDTTGQPLACEEETDCPVGFDCLQFSNGDNYCARMQGWCGDAVPVCGAIDNYDWYNCLYDADMQCSLSEGHDYCAVQGATGAEATPQCIDVGLSSGVCLAFCEGPDEEDLDCGTGYECVVPGEGQWAYMWRLEEPNVYCDPATDGIASTSVCGDTYQCMTFTMGSLCGRPLKHCQEIRPVVDSVEPAIGSVSGGTAITIRGENFKEGSVVLIGNMYASEVTWVSSSEMTAIAPSRSPGLSDVTVRSETWQNGTLSLGFEFAVDPPVLYSLSPDHGPEEGGTQIVIEGGNFPSNPIVTFGGIAGTAITVYNNVYPT